One Tubulanus polymorphus chromosome 5, tnTubPoly1.2, whole genome shotgun sequence DNA segment encodes these proteins:
- the LOC141905049 gene encoding uncharacterized protein LOC141905049, with amino-acid sequence MTHKRCPKCHNKIPVACKSCKCGHKFQVRSKLAIDDKGKTRFRPPTNISERKKRLVRVRKVTAQYQASIPARLKQIRKKVRENVTGAGSTDRRPVGRPRKNPINPSVSSSSNSATSETSGIQHQRTKRQMKCALARARDEAEKVTANQNEETYSNLSAEKALQYSIILAELNRKYAIQTFKPI; translated from the exons ATGACGCATAAAAGGTGTCCAAAATGCCACAACAAG ATTCCAGTTGCTTGTAAGTCGTGTAAATGCGGTCATAAATTCCAAGTGCGATCAAAATTAGCTATTGATGATAAGG GTAAAACCAGATTCCGGCCACCCACAAATATCAGCGAACGAAAGAAACGTTTGGTAAGAGTTCGGAAAGTCACGGCGCAATATCAGGCGAGCATTCCCGCCCGACTGAAACAAATCCGAAAAAAGGTCAGAGAAAACGTGACCGGGGCCGGTAGTACGGACAGACGACCGGTAGGTCGACCTCGTAAAAATCCGATCAATCCATCGGTAAGTTCGTCGTCGAACTCGGCGACTTCAGAGACATCGGGAATTCAACATCAACGGACGAAAAGACAAATGAAATGTGCACTAGCGAGAGCTAGAGATGAAGCAG AAAAAGTGACGGCGAATCAGAATGAAGAAACGTACAGTAATTTATCCGCGGAGAAAGCATTGCAGTATTCTATCATACTAGCCGAACTAAATCGCAAATACGCCATTCAAACATTTAAACCGATTTGA
- the LOC141905048 gene encoding pleiotropic regulator 1-like, protein MMEEVQKHSVHTLVFRSLKRTHDMFLSDQANIPATDKQSLEMKMKCKAKDEYGAVMHIPKQQQHLQPRHPENLMLTAPYGSDENQQWSETNTSIAGTFNYPSAPGVVLANGSAQNTAPPPGMHIAHPDQTSRVGASVKDIQQNAGALERYAPPSRIASDKMKTALTQRKAPTMPKPSWHPPWKLYRVISGHQGWVRCAAFEPGNEWFATGSADRVIKIWDLASGTLKLSLTGHVSTVRGLVVSPRHPFLFSCGEDKQVKCWDLEYNKVIRHYHGHLSACYSIDIHPTIDVLVTCGRDATARVWDMRTKACIHTLTGHQNTVAQVKCQAAEPQIITGSHDSTIRLWDLVAGRSKVTLTNHKKSVRALALHPTQYTFASASPDNIKQWKFPDGNFLQNLTGHNSILNGLALNSDNVLVSGADNGGLYFWDWKSGYNFQRMTTSAQPGSIDSESGIFSCTFDNSGSRLVTCEADKTIKIYKEDDTATEETHPIHWKPEILRKKRY, encoded by the exons ATGATGGAG GAGGTTCAAAAACATTCCGTACATACTTTAGTATTTCGTTCATTAAAACGAACTCATGATATGTTTCTTTCGGATCAGGCAAATATACCAGCAACTGACAAACAAAG TTTAGAGATGAAGATGAAATGCAAAGCTAAAGACGAATACGGCGCCGTAATGCATATTCCGAAACAGCAGCAACACCTTCAACCAAGACACCCAGAGAATTTAATGTTGACAGCTCCATACGGCTCCGACGAAAACCAGCAGTGGTCTGAAACTAATACATCCATAGCAGGAACCTTCAACTATCCATCGGCACCTG GAGTTGTACTGGCGAATGGTTCGGCGCAGAATACTGCCCCGCCACCTGGCATGCATATAGCGCATCCCGATCAAACTAGTCGAGTCGGTGCCAGTGTTAAAGATATCCAACAAAACGCGGGAGCGTTAGAGCGCTATGCCCCTCCGTCGAGG ATCGCCAGTGATAAGATGAAAACAGCGCTTACTCAACGAAAAGCACCGACGATGCCGAAACCTTCCTGGCATCCACCTTGGAAACTATACCGA GTTATAAGTGGACATCAAGGGTGGGTAAGATGTGCGGCGTTTGAACCCGGTAATGAATGGTTCGCTACTGGATCTGCAGATCGAGTCATTAAG atttgGGATTTAGCGTCGGGAACGTTGAAGTTATCGCTGACGGGTCACGTGAGTACGGTTCGAGGGTTAGTCGTTAGCCCTCGACACCCATTTTTGTTCTCGTGCGGTGAAGACAAGCAGGTGAAATGCTGGGATTTGGAATATAATAAG GTGATCAGACATTATCATGGCCATTTGAGCGCGTGTTATTCAATCGATATTCATCCGACTATTGATGTACTGGTTACATGTGGAAGAGATGCTACAGCTCGg GTTTGGGATATGAGAACGAAAGCGTGTATCCATACACTGACAGGTCATCAAAATACGGTGGCGCAAGTAAAATGTCAGGCTGCAGAACCTCAGATTATAACCGGTAGTCACGATAGTACGATACGTCTGTGGGATCTCGTGGCCGGGCGGTCGAAAGTCACATTGACGAATCACAAGAAAAGTGTGCGCGCTCTGGCTTTACATCCAACACA atacaCATTTGCGTCTGCATCGCCGGATAATATCAAGCAATGGAAATTCCCCGATGGAAATTTCCTACAGAATTTAACCGGCCACAATTCGATTTTGAATGGATTGGCCTTGAATTCGGATAACGTCCTCGTATCAGGAG CTGATAACGGTGGTTTGTATTTCTGGGACTGGAAATCGGGTTATAATTTCCAACGAATGACGACGAGCGCTCAGCCCGGTTCGATCGATTCGGAGAGCGGAATATTTTCGTGTACTTTCGATAACAGCGGATCGCGGTTAGTGACGTGTGAGGCCGataaaacaatcaaaatttataaagaGGACGACACAGCG acTGAAGAAACTCATCCTATTCATTGGAAACCAGAAATTTTACGAAAGAAACGCTACTGA
- the LOC141906313 gene encoding uncharacterized protein LOC141906313 — MSYLQNTFCSEVRIDTGERNRIEKNMKLVLLALAVLLVVTAALEAGQDPCDPNPCQGTNVCKDTSHGNVTGYSCQPPGGGDLCAQLRAQLPGCNCVKTHHANGTTSASCS; from the exons ATGTCATATCTGCAAAACACTTTCTGCTCTGAGGTGCGCATCGACACAGGTGAAag GAACCGAATtgagaaaaacatgaaattggTATTACTAGCTCTAGCTGTACTTTTGGTCGTCACGGCCG CATTGGAAGCGGGACAAGATCCATGTGATCCAAAT CCTTGCCAAGGAACTAATGTCTGCAAAGATACAAGCCATGGTAATGTAACTGGATATAGTTGTCAGCCTCCAGGAGGCGGTGATCTTTGTGCTCAACTGCGGGCACAATTA CCTGGCTGCAACTGTGTAAAAACACACCATGCCAATGGTACTACAAGTGCTTCCTGTTCGTAA
- the LOC141906314 gene encoding uncharacterized protein LOC141906314, whose protein sequence is MENPSEPQDTSSGLLQFMDIASSSIKLVLDKPTSRKRVNHRKYIQRQIKTKQSSSLTSNGQKSDKKQRGHSQPIDKTGKDQSSNFLTSGVPTSPNDFIPISTRNDGQPSRKMRKITKPNHRRAQQKSLQDLFDPRTLHEKCCTDNSTKSNLPLRGRPLPSSFFTEPSQTADDSMQQSDTQQTGYTVMQSNIPDTPDTWNCNSVVPLFGYSSPQHDSLDALLSQQDLSDILSPECVPRQDHASPSSSYLTEQCQLEPISDWDILDYIVNHSVMNTEEIANFAVAGDCQQQISQNQTYDFREGIYSDNYPLDQ, encoded by the coding sequence ATGGAAAATCCGAGTGAACCGCAAGATACATCTTCCGGACTGTTGCAGTTTATGGACATAGCGTCGTCAAGTATCAAGTTAGTGTTGGATAAACCGACTTCTAGAAAGCGCGTTAATCATCGTAAATATATACAGAgacaaataaaaactaaacaaAGCAGCAGTCTGACCAGTAACGGACAAAAATCTGATAAAAAACAACGTGGGCACTCACAGCCGATAGACAAGACCGGGAAAGACCAATCCTCAAACTTTCTTACGTCTGGGGTCCCCACGTCGCCGAATGATTTCATCCCGATTAGCACTCGAAACGACGGGCAACCGTCGCGTAAAATGAGGAAAATAACGAAACCAAATCACCGACGAGCGCAGCAGAAATCACTACAGGACCTGTTCGACCCGCGGACCCTACATGAGAAATGTTGTACCGATAACTCGACTAAAAGTAATTTGCCGTTGCGTGGACGCCCTTTACCGTCGTCATTCTTTACCGAGCCGAGTCAAACTGCGGACGACAGCATGCAGCAGTCGGATACGCAACAGACGGGTTATACAGTGATGCAGTCGAATATACCGGATACTCCGGATACGTGGAATTGTAACAGTGTCGTGCCTCTATTCGGATATTCCAGTCCTCAACACGATTCTCTAGACGCGTTACTGTCGCAACAGGATTTGTCAGATATCCTGTCTCCTGAATGTGTCCCGCGACAAGACCACGCCAGTCCATCTTCTTCGTATCTAACGGAACAATGCCAACTGGAACCTATATCTGACTGGGATATTTTAGATTATATCGTAAATCATTCGGTTATGAACACAGAAGAGATCGCTAATTTCGCTGTAGCTGGTGACTGCCAACAACAAATCTCTCAAAATCAAACATATGATTTCAGAGAAGGCATTTATTCCGATAACTATCCATTAgatcaataa
- the LOC141906315 gene encoding uncharacterized protein LOC141906315, translated as MSKMSGDNLSLLRSSMRQAEMSPRVQSFNLATRVEMMRKINWCFREQNLTVDRMNKAQFQTFKDLKRVHQDKRRMMRASWQYKQEEARLQIERDTRDRKVQQILDEYDYKSREILGELFKTKLQKRKLNPIRSNDDDDATDKKNKVDLLKIEEDEIANDEKNEGFRQNRKKSVTTAVHEEPLIKKPTEEDVELLTTENLKNHDLIIKASQKQDEKQPKPYLVRESSKVLEVNLSDLGDPITRRRIREESNEDVSNSVNNNEKPLKTEPELNDTFIAQISDANKPIDDEKVTGLVAILPPIGELSNINSSQTEKEVRTSLETSCQDREQNDDAKNMTMLEFMRKKAKETELMKKQILEEPYTAYTRDKRGNIVPLEVPPKPFDSDVPSTRAIYLRDKALERQIEINHENENRIQKFFAKMEREEEEKIRKENLASKARRRQQKIEAKLSKAREIAERKLPPMTMTAFLQKYPEEWDLNGLDPDSVEVLKRCRYIRFKDGTIKEIDSDIQTALADMWNPKHTKT; from the exons ATGAGCAAAATGAGCGGCGATAATCTAAGCTTGTTGCGCTCATCGATGCGGCAGGCGGAGATGAGTCCGCGGGTTCAATCGTTCAATTTGGCTACACGAGTCGAAATGATGCGTAAAATAAATTGGTGTTTTCGAGAACAGAACCTGACAGTGGATCGAATGAATAAAGCGCAATTCCAAACGTTCAAAGACCTGAAACGCGTTCACCAGGACAAACGACGAATGATGAGGGCGAGTTGGCAATACAAACAAGAGGAAGCCAGGCTGCAGATCGAACGGGATACTCGCGATAGAAAAGTTCAACAGATCCTCGACGAATACGATTACAAATCTAGAGAAATACTCGGCGAATTGTTCAAAACGAAACTACAAAAACGGAAATTGAATCCGATTAGAtcaaacgacgacgacgacgcgaCCGATAAGAAAAACAAAGTCGATTTACTGAAAATCGAAGAAGACGAAATAGCGAACGATGAAAAGAACGAAGGATTTCGTCAAAATAGGAAAAAAAGCGTTACGACAGCGGTGCATGAGGAACCTTTAATCAAAAAGCCGACCGAGGAAGATGTAGAATTGCTTACGactgaaaatctaaaaaatcacGATTTGATAATAAAAGCCTCGCAAAAACAGGATGAAAAACAACCGAAACCATATCTAGTACGCGAGTCATCCAAGGTACTAGAGGTGAATCTAAGCGATTTAGGTGACCCGATAACTCGACGCCGGATAAGAGAAGAAAGTAATGAAGATGTTTCGAATTCCGTGAATAATAACGAGAAACCGCTGAAAACCGAACCGGAATTAAACGATACTTTCATTGCTCAAATTTCTGATGCGAATAAACCGATTGACGATGAGAAAGTGACCGGTTTGGTGGCAATATTACCCCCTATAGGTGAGctatcaaatatcaattcgTCGCAAACTGAAAAAGAAGTTCGCACTAGCCTAGAAACATCCTGCCAAGATCGTGAACAAAACGATGACGCGAAAAATATGACAATGCTCGAATTCATGAGGAAGAAAGCAAAAGAAACGGAACtgatgaaaaaacaaattctaGAGGAGCCGTATACTGCTTATACACGGGATAAACGGGGTAATATAGTACCATTGGAGGTTCCACCGAAACCATTTGATAGCGACGTCCCATCGACTAGAGCTATTTATTTACGAGATAAAGCACTCGAGAGGCAAATAGAAATAAACCACGAAAACGAAAACAGAATACAAAAGTTCTTCGCGAAAATGGAACGAGAAG AGGAAGAAAAGATACGAAAGGAAAATCTAGCTTCGAAAGCCCGACGTCGACAACAGAAGATAGAAGCTAAGCTGTCGAAAGCTCGAGAAATCGCTGAGAGGAAATTACCACCGATGACGATGACGGCTTTCCTGCAGAAATATCCCGAAGAATGGGACTTAAACGGTCTCGATCCGGACTCCGTGGAGGTTTTGAAAAGGTGTCGTTATATTCGCTTCAAAGACGGAACGATCAAAGAAATTGACTCAGATATACAAACGGCACTAGCCGACATGTGGAACCCTAAACATACAAAAACATGA